The following are from one region of the Actinomycetota bacterium genome:
- the mrdA gene encoding penicillin-binding protein 2, producing the protein MVPEKIHIRVAIFGILALLVFSVLLGRLWFLQVLAGEKYAKLAEENRIRLVAVDAPRGTIYDHKGNVLVENRPSPAISVDPSIVKDKREVLSQLAEVLGVSVQEIEEKLEEKRDPLKPVIVKKDVDERTLSFIEEHQSEFPGVDIQIESIRDYPRGNLAAHILGYLGEISEEELKKKEYKHYSLGDFIGKTGVERQYESVLRGEKGGQQVEVDATGRPLRILGKKDPVPGYNLMLTIDADIQQAAEEALAAAIDTAHGHKHEKAAAGAVLVMDPRNGEVLALASHPSYDPRLFKGGVSSEEWALLNDPSNHFPLNNRAIMCSYPPGSTFKPITAVAGMAEHLVSPRSTFKCTGRWTRFGERWAKSCWKRSGHGGIDLIRGIIHSCDVVFYEIGYMLHKTQEKFQEWSRRFGFGALTGIDLPSEAKGRVPDKAWKREQYKNNPRYRVWLPGDTVNMAIGQGDLLVTPLQMANAYAAIANGGILYKPHVAKALLTPDDRVSYEFKPQELGKLELPPGIIGATQIALKRVVSQGTASGAFAGFPVPVAGKTGTAQVFGKDDFAWFACYAPADNPQYVIVVLVEQGGHGGSTAAPAARRILSHIFNVPLPEPVDVIDVSR; encoded by the coding sequence TTATTGGGAAGGCTTTGGTTTTTGCAGGTCTTAGCGGGTGAGAAGTATGCAAAGTTGGCCGAGGAAAATCGAATAAGACTGGTTGCCGTGGATGCCCCCCGGGGAACCATCTATGACCACAAGGGAAATGTCCTCGTTGAAAACCGCCCCAGCCCTGCCATCTCCGTGGATCCCTCTATCGTAAAGGATAAAAGAGAGGTCCTCTCCCAGCTAGCAGAAGTTCTTGGGGTAAGCGTCCAGGAAATCGAGGAAAAGCTGGAGGAGAAGAGAGATCCCTTAAAACCGGTGATCGTCAAGAAAGATGTGGATGAAAGAACTCTTAGCTTTATCGAGGAGCATCAATCGGAGTTTCCCGGTGTCGATATTCAAATTGAATCCATCAGAGACTACCCCAGAGGGAATCTCGCCGCTCACATTCTTGGATACCTTGGGGAGATCTCAGAGGAAGAACTGAAGAAGAAAGAATACAAGCATTACAGCTTGGGGGATTTCATCGGTAAAACCGGGGTTGAAAGACAGTACGAGTCAGTCTTGCGAGGCGAAAAGGGAGGACAGCAGGTGGAAGTCGATGCCACCGGAAGACCCTTAAGGATTCTGGGCAAGAAAGACCCCGTGCCCGGCTATAATCTCATGCTCACCATAGATGCAGACATACAACAGGCTGCCGAGGAGGCCCTGGCAGCTGCCATCGACACCGCTCATGGACATAAACATGAAAAGGCAGCCGCCGGAGCCGTCTTGGTCATGGATCCCAGAAATGGAGAGGTATTGGCTTTAGCGAGTCACCCTTCCTATGATCCCCGTCTTTTCAAGGGTGGGGTTTCAAGCGAAGAGTGGGCGCTGTTAAACGACCCCTCAAACCATTTCCCCCTAAATAACCGGGCGATAATGTGTTCATATCCCCCGGGTTCGACTTTTAAACCCATCACAGCGGTGGCCGGGATGGCTGAGCATCTGGTCTCGCCCAGAAGCACCTTTAAATGTACCGGTAGATGGACTCGCTTTGGCGAGCGCTGGGCTAAATCTTGTTGGAAACGCTCCGGCCACGGAGGAATCGACTTGATCAGAGGAATCATCCACTCCTGCGATGTGGTATTCTATGAAATTGGTTATATGCTCCATAAAACCCAGGAGAAGTTCCAGGAATGGTCACGAAGGTTTGGATTTGGTGCCCTCACCGGAATCGATCTCCCCTCGGAAGCCAAGGGAAGGGTTCCCGACAAAGCCTGGAAAAGGGAGCAATATAAGAATAATCCACGATACAGGGTCTGGCTTCCAGGAGATACGGTAAATATGGCCATTGGACAGGGCGACTTGCTGGTCACCCCGCTTCAAATGGCCAATGCTTACGCGGCAATCGCCAATGGCGGCATTCTTTACAAGCCTCATGTAGCCAAGGCTCTTTTAACTCCAGACGACAGGGTTTCCTATGAATTTAAACCGCAGGAATTGGGAAAATTGGAATTGCCCCCGGGGATCATCGGTGCCACGCAAATTGCTCTGAAGAGAGTGGTCTCTCAAGGAACGGCGAGTGGAGCCTTTGCGGGCTTCCCCGTACCCGTGGCCGGAAAGACCGGTACCGCCCAGGTCTTTGGCAAAGATGACTTTGCCTGGTTCGCATGCTACGCACCGGCGGATAATCCTCAATACGTCATTGTCGTCCTTGTTGAGCAGGGTGGGCATGGTGGATCCACAGCGGCTCCAGCAGCCAGACGAATTTTGAGTCACATATTCAACGTGCCACTACCGGAACCG